In one window of Poriferisphaera corsica DNA:
- the gltB gene encoding glutamate synthase large subunit, giving the protein MKKEWDMEYLEQQPIGFPEKQGLYDPANEQDSCGVGFIAQLKGKASHDIVIDALEMLHRMDHRGACGCEPNTGDGAGILTAIPHALFNREYKQAAGKDLPAPGHYAVGMFFLPQDEENRAACKKIVEKYIAEHNQTLLGWRAVPISADNADIGPSARKTEPFVEQVFIGASTGEFGADCDHDQNAFERELYTIRKQAFHDIKKAGVDDGMFYVPSLSSKIITYKGQLTSYQVPQYYADLRDPDYTSHLAMVHSRFSTNTFPSWDRAQPLRWMSHNGEINTLRGNSNWTKARQGLMKSELFGENLDLLMPVIDPTTSDSGTFDNVLELLILSGRSLPEAVMMMIPEAWENHESMSPSKRAFYEFHANLMEAWDGPASVVFTDGTYIGATLDRNGLRPSRYYVTKDDRVVMASEVGVVPDIPTDQVVAKGRLQPGKMFLVNFNEGRIIADEELKSQIATTRPYGQWLQDQRIELSSIPGTDRDLDVNRVGQDEILEKLQAFGYTTEHLNMLLRPMCLDGKDPIGSMGNDTALAVLSDKPRLSYEYFKQLFAQVTNPPIDSIREEIIMSLQTFVGPEGNVLDTTEKQAHRIHLPQPILSNAELDALKDVDHRGFKAKTIDITFHVASSDEENTANMVAAIDRICEEARQAIADGYQLIVLSDRATSHDRVPISSLIAGGAVHHHLVNHQQRTQVGIVLESGEAREVHHFCLLIGYGVDAINPYMAFEAIFKMRDEGFIDPDALTAEKAVANYIKAVGTGILKVMSKMGISTVASYKGAQIFEAIGLHDEVITRCFNGTASRLQGAGFDIIAAESKRRHALGFPRQKTVKLPTLPNPGDYHWRAGGEKHLFNPQSIANLQAAGRTNSRKAYEDYAVMMNDDAKTRSTLRGLFKFKFDQCNEIPIDEVQPAQEIVKRFRTGAMSMGSLSKEAHETLAVAMNRIGARSNSGEGGEDIARFKPSPDGDLRRSAIKQIASGRFGVTSHYLSNADVLQIKIAQGAKPGEGGQLPGFKVDQAIASLRYSTPGVGLISPPPHHDIYSIEDLAQLIYDLKNSNPYADVSVKLVSEVGVGTIAAGVSKAHADHILISGHDGGTGASPLTSIKHAGLPWELGLAETHQTLVLNDLRSRVRLETDGGLKTGRDVIIAAMLGAEEYGFSTAPLITLGCIMMRKCHLNTCPVGICTQDKTLRKKFKGTPENVINFLFLVAEEAREVMAKLGIRTIDELIGQVQLLDTRDAVDHWKADGLDLTPILTPANKPHDNVGIRKLVQQDHALEEVLDRELIKQAMPALKKAQSVTFDLPIENINRTAGAMLSNQVSRKYEAAGLPADTITVNFNGSAGQSFGAFLAPGITFNLEGDANDYVGKGLSGGRVAIFPPKNATFQAEDNIIAGNVCLYGATSGEAYFRGVAAERFCVRNSGAKTVIEGVGDHGCEYMTGGRTVILGPTGRNFAAGMSGGIAYIYDPENNFLHNCNLGMVELEKLDQPEDQSEVRTLIENHLKYTGSPVAEKILNDWDNATANFVKVMPIDYKRVLKEQKLAAVATAAHDDMPSYG; this is encoded by the coding sequence ATGAAGAAGGAATGGGACATGGAATATCTTGAACAACAGCCGATCGGCTTCCCAGAAAAGCAGGGTCTATACGACCCAGCCAATGAACAAGACTCATGTGGTGTGGGTTTCATTGCTCAGCTTAAAGGCAAAGCCTCGCACGATATCGTAATCGATGCCCTTGAAATGCTTCACCGCATGGACCACCGCGGTGCTTGTGGTTGCGAACCTAACACCGGTGACGGTGCTGGCATTCTCACTGCTATCCCACACGCACTATTCAATCGTGAATACAAGCAGGCGGCAGGCAAAGATCTCCCCGCACCCGGTCACTATGCAGTCGGTATGTTCTTCCTCCCACAAGACGAAGAAAACCGTGCGGCTTGTAAGAAGATCGTTGAGAAATATATCGCTGAGCATAACCAGACGCTTCTCGGCTGGCGTGCTGTACCCATTTCTGCAGACAACGCAGACATCGGCCCGTCCGCTCGCAAGACCGAGCCATTTGTCGAACAGGTTTTCATCGGCGCATCCACCGGTGAGTTCGGTGCTGACTGCGATCATGATCAAAATGCATTCGAGCGTGAACTCTACACCATCCGTAAACAAGCTTTCCACGACATCAAGAAAGCGGGCGTTGACGATGGCATGTTCTATGTCCCATCGCTCTCATCCAAGATCATCACCTACAAAGGTCAGCTCACCAGCTACCAGGTACCTCAATACTACGCAGACTTGCGTGACCCTGACTACACCTCGCATCTAGCGATGGTGCACTCACGTTTCTCAACCAATACTTTCCCATCATGGGATCGTGCTCAGCCGCTCCGCTGGATGAGTCACAACGGTGAAATTAATACGCTTCGTGGTAACTCCAATTGGACTAAAGCGCGTCAAGGTCTCATGAAGTCCGAACTCTTCGGCGAGAACCTCGACTTGCTTATGCCGGTCATCGACCCGACGACTTCTGACTCCGGCACATTTGATAACGTACTTGAGCTTTTGATCCTGTCTGGCCGTTCACTCCCAGAAGCGGTCATGATGATGATCCCTGAAGCTTGGGAAAATCACGAGTCGATGTCACCATCCAAGCGGGCCTTCTACGAGTTCCACGCCAACCTCATGGAAGCATGGGACGGCCCAGCCTCTGTCGTCTTTACAGACGGCACCTACATCGGCGCTACCCTCGACCGTAACGGTCTACGTCCTTCACGCTATTACGTCACCAAAGACGATCGCGTCGTCATGGCCTCCGAAGTCGGTGTTGTGCCAGATATCCCAACCGATCAAGTGGTTGCGAAAGGTCGTCTCCAGCCCGGTAAGATGTTCCTCGTGAACTTCAATGAAGGCCGCATTATTGCTGACGAAGAGCTTAAGTCTCAGATCGCAACCACTCGCCCTTATGGCCAGTGGCTTCAAGATCAGCGCATCGAGCTTTCATCTATCCCCGGCACAGATCGTGATCTCGACGTTAACCGTGTTGGACAAGATGAAATCCTTGAAAAACTTCAAGCCTTCGGCTACACAACCGAGCATCTCAACATGCTCCTTCGCCCCATGTGTCTCGATGGTAAAGACCCCATTGGCTCTATGGGTAACGACACCGCGCTTGCCGTTCTTTCCGACAAGCCGCGTCTATCCTATGAATACTTCAAGCAACTTTTCGCTCAGGTCACCAATCCGCCGATCGACTCGATCCGCGAAGAAATCATCATGTCCCTCCAGACCTTCGTAGGTCCGGAAGGCAATGTGCTTGATACGACTGAAAAGCAAGCTCATCGCATTCACCTTCCACAGCCGATCCTGTCTAATGCAGAGTTAGATGCGTTGAAAGATGTGGATCATCGTGGTTTCAAAGCGAAAACAATCGACATAACTTTCCACGTTGCTTCCAGCGACGAGGAAAACACCGCAAATATGGTTGCCGCAATTGATCGTATTTGTGAAGAAGCACGTCAAGCGATTGCAGACGGCTATCAACTTATTGTTCTCTCTGATCGTGCGACTAGCCATGACCGTGTGCCCATCAGCTCTCTGATCGCTGGCGGAGCGGTTCATCATCACTTGGTCAACCACCAACAACGTACACAGGTTGGCATCGTGCTCGAATCCGGTGAGGCTCGTGAAGTACACCACTTCTGTCTCCTCATCGGTTACGGTGTCGACGCCATCAACCCATACATGGCCTTCGAAGCCATCTTCAAAATGCGTGATGAAGGTTTCATCGATCCCGATGCACTCACTGCTGAAAAAGCGGTCGCCAACTACATCAAAGCAGTCGGCACCGGCATCCTCAAAGTCATGTCCAAGATGGGCATCTCCACCGTTGCTTCCTATAAAGGTGCTCAGATCTTCGAAGCCATCGGTCTACACGACGAAGTCATCACTCGCTGTTTCAACGGCACAGCCTCTCGCCTCCAAGGTGCAGGCTTTGACATTATCGCAGCCGAATCCAAACGTCGTCACGCACTCGGCTTCCCACGACAGAAAACCGTTAAGCTCCCCACTCTTCCTAACCCCGGTGACTACCACTGGCGGGCCGGCGGTGAGAAGCACCTCTTCAACCCACAATCAATCGCGAATCTTCAAGCAGCTGGGCGGACAAACTCGCGTAAGGCCTACGAAGATTACGCTGTCATGATGAACGATGATGCGAAGACCCGTTCAACCTTGCGTGGCCTCTTCAAGTTCAAGTTCGATCAATGCAACGAAATCCCTATCGACGAAGTGCAACCCGCACAGGAAATCGTCAAACGTTTCCGTACCGGCGCGATGTCCATGGGCTCACTTTCTAAAGAAGCTCACGAAACACTTGCTGTTGCTATGAACCGTATCGGCGCCCGATCAAATTCTGGCGAAGGCGGCGAGGATATCGCTCGCTTCAAGCCATCACCCGATGGTGACCTTCGTCGTTCTGCTATCAAGCAGATCGCCTCAGGCCGCTTCGGTGTCACTTCTCACTATCTCTCCAATGCGGATGTCCTTCAGATCAAAATCGCCCAAGGTGCTAAGCCCGGCGAAGGTGGTCAGCTCCCCGGCTTCAAAGTCGATCAAGCCATCGCCTCACTCCGCTACTCCACCCCAGGCGTCGGCCTCATCTCCCCACCACCTCACCACGACATCTACTCCATCGAAGACCTTGCGCAGCTCATCTACGACCTCAAAAACTCAAATCCATATGCTGACGTTTCCGTCAAGCTCGTCTCCGAAGTCGGTGTCGGCACAATCGCCGCTGGTGTTTCCAAAGCACACGCTGACCACATCCTCATTTCCGGCCACGACGGCGGTACCGGTGCTTCACCGCTTACCTCCATCAAACATGCCGGTCTCCCATGGGAACTTGGTCTCGCAGAAACTCATCAAACGCTCGTGCTCAACGACCTCCGCTCGCGTGTCCGTCTCGAAACTGACGGCGGCCTCAAGACCGGTCGTGATGTCATCATCGCTGCCATGCTCGGTGCTGAAGAGTACGGTTTCTCAACCGCACCACTCATCACACTCGGCTGCATCATGATGCGAAAGTGTCACCTCAACACCTGCCCTGTCGGTATCTGTACGCAAGACAAAACATTGCGTAAGAAATTCAAAGGCACACCCGAAAACGTCATCAACTTCCTCTTCCTCGTTGCCGAGGAAGCACGTGAAGTCATGGCCAAGCTCGGCATTCGCACCATCGATGAACTCATCGGCCAAGTCCAGCTTCTCGACACACGAGATGCCGTCGATCACTGGAAAGCAGATGGCCTCGATCTCACACCAATCCTCACACCCGCAAACAAGCCACACGACAACGTCGGGATCCGCAAACTTGTCCAACAAGATCACGCTCTTGAAGAAGTACTCGATCGTGAACTGATCAAGCAAGCCATGCCTGCGCTCAAGAAAGCTCAGTCCGTTACTTTCGATCTGCCAATCGAGAACATCAACCGTACCGCCGGTGCCATGCTCTCCAACCAGGTTTCTCGTAAGTACGAAGCAGCCGGCCTGCCAGCCGACACAATTACCGTGAACTTTAATGGTTCAGCCGGTCAGTCTTTCGGTGCGTTCCTCGCACCAGGCATCACCTTCAACCTCGAAGGCGACGCCAACGACTACGTCGGCAAGGGCCTCTCAGGCGGACGTGTTGCTATCTTCCCACCGAAGAATGCAACCTTCCAAGCTGAAGACAACATCATTGCCGGCAACGTCTGCCTTTATGGTGCAACCTCAGGTGAAGCATACTTCCGCGGCGTAGCCGCCGAACGTTTCTGTGTCCGTAACTCAGGCGCCAAAACCGTCATCGAAGGTGTCGGCGACCACGGTTGCGAATACATGACCGGTGGCCGCACCGTCATCCTCGGCCCAACAGGCCGTAACTTTGCCGCAGGCATGTCAGGCGGGATCGCATACATCTACGACCCCGAAAATAACTTCCTGCATAACTGCAATCTCGGCATGGTC